Proteins from a single region of Argiope bruennichi chromosome 6, qqArgBrue1.1, whole genome shotgun sequence:
- the LOC129971824 gene encoding uncharacterized protein LOC129971824, whose translation MTIYSEGLIALTNIGNIVATIEDLQDRVFPNIENPPTLCNGTRLIVKKLLPNVIEATISTGQSAGKDVFILRIPHIPSDVPFQFKRIQFPVKLSFGMSINKSQGQSLKVVEC comes from the exons ATGACAATTTATAGTGAAGGATTGATAGCTTTGACAAATATTGGTAACATAGTAGCAACAATCGAAGATCTTCAAGATAGAGTATTTCCAAATATCGAAA ACCCACCAACTCTTTGTAATGGAACAAGACTAATTGTGAAGAAATTGTTGCCAAATGTTATTGAAGCAACCATATCTACAGGCCAATCAGCTGGGAAGGATGTCTTTATCCTACGAATTCCTCATATACCATCAGATGTCCCATTCcagtttaaaagaattcaatttccAGTTAAACTGAGTTTTGGTATGAGCATTAACAAATCTCAAGGCCAATCTTTAAAAGTTGTTGAATGTTAG